Proteins from one Sarcophilus harrisii chromosome 2, mSarHar1.11, whole genome shotgun sequence genomic window:
- the LOC100929030 gene encoding cocaine esterase-like, whose product MGKTFLLSMLLTWGVLGHLIPAQGDKADDPIRSTEYGEIRGTHINVKNLDKGVNVFLGIPFARPPIGALRFSPPQPPESWSEVKNATSYPPMCLQDITILEGLRKSLTINFSIPATSEDCLYLNIYVPDHAKEGARLPVMVWIHGGRFRFGSASMYDGSILSAFQNIVVVTIQFRLGILGFFSTGDKHTSGNWGYLDQMAAQRWIQENIAHFGGDPGLVTIFDESIGGINASLHILSPMSKGLLYRTIKERDGTIQPGLISSRSESITRVIAHLSACEKYSSASLVECLRNKTEREIMAISKYFKIIPGVINGQFFPKHPEDLLASIKFHKVVSIINVNSNEYGSIIPLSLGITKFKELSRENILQILLNPFMVLALQSTFMHSSTDQPHLSASSQIMWKWTIVMSCFLYLELFYMDQ is encoded by the exons ATGGGGAAGACTTTCCTGCTGTCCATGCTCTTGACTTGGGGGGTCCTGGGCCACCTAATTCCAGCCCAAG GAGACAAAGCTGATGACCCCATCAGGAGCACTGAATATGGAGAGATCCGTGGGACTCACATCAACGTCAAGAATTTGGACAAAGGAGTCAATGTTTTCCTGGGAATCCCCTTTGCCAGACCTCCTATTGGGGCCTTGAGGTTTTCTCCTCCACAGCCACCAGAATCATGGAGTGAAGTGAAAAATGCTACTTCTTACCCACCTAT GTGTTTGCAGGATATTACTATCCTAGAAGGACTGAGGAAGTCCTTGACCATAAACTTCTCTATTCCTGCTACTTCTGAAGACTGTTTGTACCTCAATATCTATGTTCCTGACCATGCAAAAGAGGGGGCCAGATTGCCA GTAATGGTGTGGATCCATGGTGGCCGTTTCCGTTTTGGCTCTGCTTCCATGTATGATGGTTCGATATTGTCGGCCTTCCAGAACATTGTAGTGGTCACTATCCAGTTCAGGCTGGGCATCCTTGGGTTCTTCAG CACTGGGGATAAGCACACATCTGGCAACTGGGGTTACCTAGATCAGATGGCTGCCCAGAGGTGGATCCAGGAGAACATTGCCCATTTTGGAGGAGATCCTGGCCTTGTGACCATTTTTGACGAGTCCATTGGGGGAATAAATGCTTCCTTACAT ATTCTGTCCCCCATGTCCAAAGGCTTGTTGTACAGGACAATCAAGGAGAGGGATGGGACCATCCAACCTGGCTTGATTTCATCTCGCTCAGAGTCCATTACAAGA GTCATTGCCCACCTGTCTGCTTGTGAGAAATACAGTTCAGCCTCCTTAGTTGAGTGcttaagaaacaaaacagaaagggAGATCATGGCCATTAGCAAG TATTTCAAGATAATACCTGGGGTGATTAATGGGCAATTCTTCCCCAAACATCCTGAAGATCTCTTGGCTTCTATAAAGTTCCACAAGGTGGTCTCCATCATCAATGTCAACAGCAATGAATATGGATCGATAATTCCTCTT AGTTTAGGGATCACTAAGTTCAAAGAGTTAAGTAGAGAAAACATCCTACAAATACTGCTAAATCCATTCATG GTCCTAGCTCTCCAGTCTACTTTTATGCATTCCAGCACGGACCAACCACATTTGTCAGCATCAAGCCAGATTATGTGGAAGTGGACTATAGTGATGAGCTGTTTTCTGTATTTGGAGCTT TTTTACATGGACCAATAG